From Nymphalis io chromosome 12, ilAglIoxx1.1, whole genome shotgun sequence, a single genomic window includes:
- the LOC126772382 gene encoding uncharacterized protein LOC126772382, giving the protein MSSGDEIDVELLIMAVKKRLCLWNYKLQDYSNKTIKNRAWVAVCEEIVNDFKDKSIIEKNAIGIQVQSKWKTLRDGFTRYCRTLKRKSGSAVSKAKQYTFYDQLLFLKDVTEDKGQSTSNFDAPSQTILPPTTTPTPMPKRQRIRQSDGDDALIEKLTKKLNYKLDKAERDFSPPPDEDKLFLLSLVSDFKNITADWKLDAKLEVMQVIKHYKSLSMPSTSHSSYNYAGYSTTTHSARPESQVTTNESLSSQNSMQNTIPSTSHSSHNYSAYSTTTHPERPKSQLTNIESLSSEDSVSNTIITELFSE; this is encoded by the exons ATGAGCTCCGGAGACGAAATTGATGTCGAATTGTTAATTATGGCAGTAAAAAAAAGGCTTTGTCTTTGGAATTATAAGCTACAAGACTACAGTAACAAGACAATAAAAAACAGAGCATGGGTAGCAGTGTGTGAGGAAATTGTAAATGATTTTAAGGATAAATCCATAATTGAAAAAAACGCAATCG gtatACAGGTACAGTCTAAATGGAAAACTTTAAGAGACGGCTTCACAAGATATTGCAGAACTTTGAAGAGAAAAAGTGGTTCCGCAGTGTCTAAAGCAAAACAGTATACATTCTATGATCAACTACTATTTTTGAAAGATGTTACCGAAGATAAGGGTCAAAGTACTTCAAACTTTGATGCTCCCTCTCAGACAATTCTACCACCAACAACAACGCCAACGCCAATGCCAAAACGACAACGGATACGCCAAAGTGATGGTGATGATGCTTTGATTGAAAAATTaactaagaaattaaattataaactggATAAAGCTGAGAGAGACTTTTCTCCTCCTCCAGATGAGGATAAGTTATTTCTGTTGTCCCTAGTAAGTGATTTCAAAAACATAACAGCAGATTGGAAATTAGACGCCAAATTAGAAGTTATGcaagtaataaaacattacaagtCTCTTTCAATGCCTTCAACGAGTCATTCTTCATATAACTACGCGGGTTATTCCACCACAACACATTCTGCAAGACCGGAAAGTCAAGTCACAACTAATGAAAGCTTGTCGTCTCAGAATTCCATGCAAAACACAATTCCTTCAACGAGTCATTCTTCTCATAACTATTCGGCGTACTCCACTACAACACATCCTGAAAGACCGAAAAGTCAACTCACAAATATTGAAAGCTTATCCTCTGAGGATTCTGTTTCAAATACCATAATAACTGAACTCTTCTcagaataa
- the LOC126772372 gene encoding uncharacterized protein LOC126772372, which produces MASDEETLLLLLLRHRRRQRKRKTRSVWVEEILMYREQEGDFYTLYPRLRRSEKKFFNYFRMSIASFDELTSILKLSISRQDTVMRKSIPAEQRLAMTLRFLATGCSFEDLQYAYRCGISTISNIIKDVCQQVWLNMRDDILPQNITEETWKRIADRFERHAQFPNCIGAVDGKHIRIFKPGNSGSSHYNYKNYFSIILLAICDSDYKFIFCDIGCYGRHSDSTIFEDTIFFTKLQEKSLNIPKPRPISTDGCTLPYVLIGDEAFSLSENLLRPYPGKRLTEKMRIFNYRLTRARRYVECSFGILTNKWRIFHTPMKLSLEFCKDVVKACCILHNFVRDRDGFTFEDTLTINGLENIATIPNEGDSLSGPIIRENFSDYFSSSEGSVSWQLDCI; this is translated from the exons ATGGCGTCCGATGAAGAAACATTGTTATTGCTTTTACTCCGCCATCGCCGACGACAACGAAAAAGAAAGACACGTTCAGTGTGGgttgaagaaatattaatgtatagagAACAAGAGGGAGATTTTTATACACTGTATCCACGTTTGCGAAGGtccgaaaaaaaatttttcaattactttCGAATGTCAATCGCTTCTTTTGATGAGTTGACATCTATTTTGAAACTTTCAATATCTCGCCAAGACACTGTGATGCGAAAAAGTATACCAGCTGAGCAAAGACTCGCTATGACATTAAG GTTCTTAGCAACTGGCTGTTCATTTGAAGATCTACAGTATGCATATAGATGTGGAATTTCCACAATAAGCAACATAATAAAAGATGTCTGCCAACAAGTATGGTTAAATATGAGAGACGACATTTTACCACAAAATATAACCGAAGAAACTTGGAAAAGGATTGCTGATAGATTTGAAAGACACGCTCAATTTCCTAACTGCATAGGCGCAGTTGATGGCAagcatataagaatatttaagccCGGAAATAGTGGATCTTCTCATTACAATTACAAGAATTACTTTTCAATTATACTTTTAGCTATCTGTGACagtgattataaatttatattttgtgacaTAGGTTGTTACGGACGACACTCTGATTCAACTATTTTTgaagatacaatttttttcacaAAGCTACAAGAAAAGTCACTCAACATTCCAAAGCCCAGACCGATTTCAACTGATGGATGTACCTTGCCTTATGTTTTAATTGGAGATGAAGCATTCAGTTTATCAGAAAATTTGTTACGGCCATATCCAGGCAAGAGATTGACAGAAAAGAtgagaatttttaattatcGCTTAACACGTGCAAGGAGATATGTAGAATGTTCATTTGGCATTTTGACCAATAAGTGGCGAATCTTTCACACCCCCATGAAGTTATCTTTAGAATTCTGTAAAGATGTTGTTAAAGCATGTTGCATATTGCATAATTTTGTACGTGACAGAGATGGTTTTACATTTGAAGATACACTAACTATAAACGGTTTGGAAAATATAGCCACAATCCCTAATGAAGGGGACTCGTTATCGGGTCCGATAATAAGAGAAAATTTTTCAGATTATTTTAGCAGTAGTGAAGGCAGTGTTTCGTGGCAGTTGGATtgcatataa